The DNA sequence GCATGCAATTTAATAACCCCATGCAGACAATAAATACGCTTATTGTACAAAACAACAATTTAAACACTGCTATTACAAACCTAAAACCACAGTACACTATTGGTAATCAATTAATTTATAAATACGATAAAGAATCTAGTTTTTGGGGAGGCAATGAGTACTTATTTTTTGAAAATAAAGACATTAGGGCTGCAAATACAGGTGTTCAAGGTGTCGATTTAAAAGATTTATATCACAGCTATTTATTTACAAATTACCCACGGTTTAATCGCGTTTACACCTACAATCCCGACATAAATGGTAATTATCTAATAACCAATATTGACGCCGATAATGCCAGTATTGAGTCTGACTATGTTTGGGTGTTTTTCTCTTTATTACCAAACGATGCATACAAAGATAAAAGCATTCATGTTTACGGAAATTTCAATAATTATGCTATAGACGAAAGCACAAAATTGCATTATAATGAAAGCTACAATCATTATGAGCAGGCCATATTGTTAAAACAAGGATTTTACAACTATAAATTTGTAACTATAGACCAAAATGGTGTTTTAGACGAAGGCGCCGTTTGTGGTAATTTTTATCAAACAGAAAACAATTACAAAGTAGTTGTTTATTACAGAGATTTAGGCGCTCGATACGACCAAATTATTGGTTTAGGAGAAGGAAGTTCCGTTAATATTTCAAATTAATAAGACGAATGGTTGTTACAAAAATATAATGGACCAATATTTATTTTATAAAAGTTAATATTTGTAAATTAGCACACTAAAACTCATTGTATATCAGTATTTAGCATGGTTCAACAAGTTACAAGCGGCATAAAAATATCAGTAGTTACTAGCTACGAAGGTTCGTTTTATAAAAATTATAAAATACAATATGCCTTTGGATACGAAGTTACTATTGAAAACCAAAGTAAAGATTCCGTTCAGCTGAATGCTCGTCATTGGATTATTTCTGATGCACTAAACAATGAAGAAATTGTTTCTGGAGAAGGAGTTATTGGAAAAAAACCTGTTTTAAAACCTGGTGAATCTTACACATACAATTCTGGCTGTTTATTAACGTCTCCTTTTGGCGCTATGCAAGGACACTACAGCATGGTAAATTTTACCACCACCAAAAATTTTAAGGTCATCATCCCTTCCTTCAAGCTAAGTGCAACCTTTGCAATAAACTAACAAATTTATAAATTCACGTCTTATTTTTTATTATACAATCTTAACAGCTGTTAGTATATAGTGCTAAATTTAAATTATATTTAAACAACTGATATGTATAAAATATAAGCATTAAAAAATATCTTCTATCTTTAAAACAAATTTAAAGAACGCAAATGAATGTTGAGCAGATTTTAGAAAAACTCATAGCATTCCCTGTTTTGGGAGGTGAAAGCAATTTAGAAATTATTCACTGGATAAAAAGTTATATAGAAAAACACGGTATCAAGCCCACCTTAGTTCCTAACAAAACAAACACTAAAGCCTCATTACATTGTAGAATTGGCCCAGAAATTGACGGTGGCACAATACTTTCTGGACATACAGATGTAGTACCGGTGAAGGGACAGAATTGGGATACCGATCCTTTTAAACTTACTGATAAGGGAGATGGCAAGTTATATGGCCGTGGCACTTGTGATATGAAAGGCTTTTTAGCCTGTTGTTTGGCTGCTCTACCAGCTATGACAAAAACAAACCTTAAAACACCTATTTATTTAGCTTTTTCGTATGATGAAGAGATTGGCTGTTTAGCTGCTCCTGAATTAATAAAACATATTCAAAGCACGTATTCAGAAAAACCAAAATACGCCATTATAGGTGAACCATCCATGTTACAACCCATAATTGGTCAAAAAAGCATGCATATTTTAGACATTACAGTAAATGGATCTGCAGGTCATAGCAGCCGTATAAAACAAGAAGTAAGTGCCGTACATGAAGCTGCAAAATTAGTTTTATGGGCGGAACAAAAAATGACAGATTTGATTGCATCTGGAAATATTGACAACAGATTTAATCCACCACATTCCTCATTACATATTGGTAAGATAAGCGGTGGTATTGCTGCAAATATTATTGCAGACAAAGCAACACTTTCAATGGACATCAGAACAATTCCTCAGGACAATAGTTTTAATATATTTCAAGATTTTATTACCCATTGTAAAAATAGAGAAAATGCATTACGTACCATTTACCCAGATTTTGAAATTAAAATTAAAGAAAATCACCCCATTGTACCAGCGCTAAACACAAATACACACACTGAAATTGTATCACTCATAGCTAAACTCACAGGTAGCCAAAAATGGAGTACTGTTTCCTATGCTTCTGAAGCTGGACAATTTGCACAAGCAGGATTCCAAAGCATTATTTGTGGTCCAGGCTCTATAAAACAAGCACACCGTGCCAATGAATTTATTACCAAAAAACAATTGCAAAAAGGAGTAGCAATGATTCAATCTCTAATTAATCATTCTAAAATTTCTAATTAACATATATTTTCATATTAACAAATAAGAATTAATTTTGCCACAAATAATTAGGCTATGAATCCATCGGCGAATGGCTGGATAAAAAAATTACTTCAGGATCTTAAAAAGAACCATCACTTTTTAAGTTTTAACGGCGAAGTATTTTACAACGCCTTAAGAACTTGCGGATTTATTTATGGCAGCAACGCCCTTCCTGTTGCTGAAGTCTTCAAAAAAGAAGACCTTAGTGAAGAAGAAATCTGCAAAGTTAATTTATGTATTGCATTTCTATACACCCATAATTACTCCAAAACTGATACGCCTTTTGTAAATAGCGTGATCGATTTTTATTCTGAAATTAATGAATTAAAAACGTCTTTTTTTGGCGGCCTAATTGGAAGCAAAAAATCTGATGAATTACTTGAAAAAATCATACACAAACGTACTCAAATAGACCCCAATATTCTAACAAAAAATTTTAATTATTTTATCACTAATGCCCTGTTGTTTGTAGATATATTGGCTTACCAATATTATTTAAAAAACAATAGCATTTCAGAAATTTATATAAAAAACCTGGAAGCATCTATTCTTGCTATTTCTGTTAGTGTTTTAGATTCAAAAGAAAATAAAAGCACCTACGACCAAAGCTTAATTAAGCTATTTGAATCATCTTTACGATATCAAAACCACACAAATGTTAATTATGATGACGCCATAAAAAACATAAATACGCTTCAAGAAAAATATTATATTTTAGATTTAGCGTGCATGGCAACATGGAGTGATTGCATTATAGATTCAAACGAACAACGCTTTTTAATAAAATTAGGGAATGACCTACAATTAAAACCTCTTAGAGTCCATAATTCTATAGAAACCATTAATAAATTTTACACTACTCATAAAGACAATATTGTACTACTTAGTTCAAAAAACATGGTTAAGAGTTTTTACAACAACTCTAGCAAAATGGTTATGAAACTAATAACAAGAAATAGTAAGCGACTATATCAAGAATTAAAAGACAGTAAAGAGCTAATGGTACTACTTACCTATTCCACTAGACGAGATTTAACCCCCGAAGAATCTAAAAAAGTACAAGACCAATTGTTAGATATTTTTAAATCCATACCAAGTCTTGCTATCTTTTTATTACCTGGTGGTGCTTTACTTTTACCGTTAGTTATAAAATTTATCCCCAAATTATTACCTTCTGCTTTTGATGACAATCGTGTGGAAGAATAGTTTGATGCTTCAAATTATTAATTATCATCTTTTCACATCTTAGCTTTAAAGTTAAAACATCCCTAATATCAACTATAACAGCTATACTGAATAATAAAAAACATATGGTATCACTGAAACTCAACCTTAATTAACACACAATTGTGAAGTCATTTAGCACATAAACTATGGCTTGAAGCCCACCCACCCAATTACCTAAACGAAAAACCTGATGCTAAATTTGAAGCTAATGTTATGTATTGGAAATATTTCTTAATGAGCTATACAATCATTCTGAACAAGTTAACAAAAAGTAATTAAGGCCTAAGAGCTTTTAAAGACAATACTATTCAAAGAGAACTTTACAAAGGAGAGTATTAAGGAGCTACTCCGTATGATTGTTACCCAATTATGATAACAACAATAAAATCTGGGGGGGGTGTCATGAAATGAAATACCAAGATGAAAATGAAATAACAGACTGGGAAAACATATATCAATTTATAAATTTTGTAATAAATTCATCAGACATAGATTTTACTAATAACATATGGGAGCAATTTAATCTTGATAATTATTCTGGCTATTTTTTATTTCTCAATCTAATTAGAGCAACCGAAAATACAGGTAAAGAGTTTTGAATTTATAATAATTCACCACTATTCAAAATTTAGATAAAGGATATTATCTACTCAAAACATAAAATAACTTAGTATAAATTTATTAAAATATAATAACATATAATAACAGATGCACATTGGATAAAAAGTAAAACCTAACTAACCAATCACTCCCCTAACAGCATCTAAATCCAAGCCTCCATAATTACCTGAACTCATTAACAGCAGTGCTTTATCATCAAAATTTTGTGAGAATAAAAAGTTTTTAAAATCGTCTGGATTGGTATAAATAATTAAATCATCACGCTCAAAAGCATTTGCAATTTGTTCGTGGGAAACCTTCTCCAATTTTTTTATCTCTACAGCATGTGGTGAATAAAATACCACAGCAACATCGGCAGCATCAAGCGCCCCTTTATATTCTTTTAAAAATTCGGCATTTAAACTGCTATAAGTATGTAACTCCAAACAAGCTATCAAAGTACGGTTTTCATATTGTTCTTTAACAGCATTTGTAGTAGCCTCTACTTTACTTGGCGAATGTGCAAAGTCCTTATAAGCCACACTGTTTTTACTTTCTGCTATTTTTTCAAGACGTTTGCTAGCCCCTTTAAAGGTCGCAATGGCTTCATAAAAATCATCCTCATCAATCCCCATGTGTTGACAAATCCATTTAGCTCCGGCCAAATTGTTTAAATTGTGCTTTCCAAACACTTCAATTGGTAACGCCCCCACAGGAGTATCCAATAAAGTTTGTCCGTTATCAACAGTATATTCAGGAGTATGATATGCAATTTTCCGAATGGTATTTTGGCTGGCTTCCACGACACGTTTTACTTCGGCATCCTCCTCATTATAATTGATACTTCCGCCACTTACAATAGAATCCACAAAAATACTGAACTGCTTTACATAGTTTTCATAAGTAGGAAATACATTAATATGATCCCATGCAATACCGCTTAACAAGGCAATATTAGGCTTGTATAAATGAAATTTTGGACGTCTGTCTATTGGAGAGCTTAAATACTCATCACCTTCTAAAACCATAAAATCATTGTGCTCGGTTAATTTCACCATCACATCAAACCCTTCTAACTGAGCCCCCACCATATAATCCACATCTCTGTCATGATAATGCAATACGTGTAAAATCATAGATGTTATTGTAGTTTTTCCATGACTTCCCCCAATTACCACTCGAGTTTTATGTTTGGATTGCTCATACAAAAATTCTGGATAACTATATATTTTAAGTCCCAACTCTTGAGCTTTTAGCAATTCCAAATTATCAGCTTTGGCGTGCATTCCCAACACAATGGCATCTAAACTTGAATTAATTTTTTCAGGAAACCAACCAAATGCTTCTGGTAACAAACCTTTGGCATCCAACCTTGATTTTGAAGGTTCAAAAATTTCATCGTCACTTCCTGTTACTTGATATCCTTTATTGTGTAATGCTAAGGCCAAATTGTGCATAGCTGCACCGCCAATGGCTATAAAATGTACGTTCATTTATGTTATTTTGAAGATTTTCAAATATAGTTTTTTAGTTATGAAATCTCGAATGATTTTTACTGAAATTGTATTTTACAGGAAAGATAAGCGGTTCAATAAACAAAAATTAAAACCTCCTATAATAAGTACTCATTGAAGTCTCATAATTTTTTCTTTTTCTTCATTAAAATCATTGATTTCTGGAAGTTCAGCAAGCGCTAAATTAATATGTTTTAGGGCTTCATTTTTGTTTTTTTTATGCATATATATTTGAGACAACCTAAAGTGTGCCCATGCTTTTGGTACTCCATCAGCAGGCGAATAATTTTTAAGATAGATATGTAAACATTGCTCCCCCTTTTGCAATTCAATATTGTACTCTGCAGCCACTTTTCCTATTTGATAGTGCAACGCATTTCTGTCATGTTTTCTTTGAGCATCTTCAATGGTATTAATAGCTTTTTGAGGCTGATTTTCGCCTTCATAAAACTTAGTCAATTTATCAAAACATGTTAATGAACCACCTACCTTTATGGCCATTTTGTAATATTTCTCTGCCAATCCTGGTTGGTCATCATACTCATAAATATAGCCCTTTGCTAAATACCCATCTACTTTTGAAAGTTTTTCTAATTCCTGAGCAAACTCTAAGGATTTACTTTTGCTTCCACCAATAATACCAGGTAATTGCATATACAATTCCACTAAAGCCCAGCGTGTATCAATATGATTAGGGTCTAATTCTGCTGCTCTTAAAAAAGCAGCTTTCACGTCACCTATAAACCCAATAGCTTTTAACTTATTTTGAAGTGCTTTCATACCCAAGACCCCACCATATTTATAATGGTAATTGGCATTGTTTGGATCTGATTTTACTAATTTTTGATACAACTCAATAGCTTCATCCCATTTCTCTTGATAGCCATAAGCATCTCCTAATAATTCCACAGCCTTTAAATTATTTGGATGCAACCTTGAATAATCAGTTAGCAAAATCTGAGCTTTTTTAAATTGTTTTTCTTCAAAGAACTGCTCTATATTAGCCAATTCAGCTTGACCAAATACAGATACAGAAAGTAAAAATAGAAGCAAAAATTTATTCATAATAGTTCAGTCGAGAATACAAAGTTAATCTTTCTCATTTACTTGAAAATGATTAATTTCACTCAACCGACAAAAGTTTTCATGTATTTATTGTTTTTGGAATGGCTTTTGAAAGTGGTAATATAACAAACTTTTTTACATGTATAATTCATCACCAAATTTTCAGCCCCTATAAAAATAATTTATGAGTATTACATGTAACAGACAAAAACAATAGATTTAAACATATGAAACATCTATCAGCTATTTTAATGACAATATTTTTTTCAAATCTACTAAATGCACAACCATCAGAAAACTATAAGGTTTTATGGGATAAGGTGGCGCAGTATGAAAAAGATGGCTTACCAAAATCAGCTTTAAAAATAGTTGAAAGCATTCAAAATCAAGCTCAAAAAGACAAAAACCACCCACAAGAAATAAAAACCATGCTTTATAAAGGCAAATTTGCTTTGGTATTGGAAGATGATGCTCAACTGAACATCATCAACGATTTTAAAAAGCAAATCGCAATAAGCTCGTTTCCAACCAAAAACATATTAGAAAGCTTGTTGGCTAATTTGTATTGGCAATATTTTAATCAAAATAGATGGCAATTTTATAACCGTACTAAAACTTCGGAAAAAGTAGATGCTAATGATTTTAGAACTTGGGATTTACAAACCCTTTTTAACGAAATCCATTTTCATTATCAAAACTCTTTACAAAATGGATTGATGTTACAACAAGAAAACTTAGAAAAATATAATGTTTTATTAAACGAAAAAGATGGCTCTAAAATTTACCGCCCTACTTTGTTTGATTTTTTAAATCACACTGCTTTAGAGTTTTATAAAACTAATGAAACACAAATTACCAAACCCGCTTTTAAATTTGAAATTAACAACCCAGATTTTTTAACTGATGCCAAATCGTATTCCGTTTTAAAAATAAGCTCCAAAGACACAACATCCTTACAGTTAAATGCACTGCACATCTACAAAAATCTAATAAAATTTCATTTAAAAAGCCCTTCTCCTTTTGCT is a window from the Pseudalgibacter alginicilyticus genome containing:
- a CDS encoding LETM1-related biofilm-associated protein; this encodes MNPSANGWIKKLLQDLKKNHHFLSFNGEVFYNALRTCGFIYGSNALPVAEVFKKEDLSEEEICKVNLCIAFLYTHNYSKTDTPFVNSVIDFYSEINELKTSFFGGLIGSKKSDELLEKIIHKRTQIDPNILTKNFNYFITNALLFVDILAYQYYLKNNSISEIYIKNLEASILAISVSVLDSKENKSTYDQSLIKLFESSLRYQNHTNVNYDDAIKNINTLQEKYYILDLACMATWSDCIIDSNEQRFLIKLGNDLQLKPLRVHNSIETINKFYTTHKDNIVLLSSKNMVKSFYNNSSKMVMKLITRNSKRLYQELKDSKELMVLLTYSTRRDLTPEESKKVQDQLLDIFKSIPSLAIFLLPGGALLLPLVIKFIPKLLPSAFDDNRVEE
- a CDS encoding UDP-N-acetylmuramate--L-alanine ligase, whose translation is MNVHFIAIGGAAMHNLALALHNKGYQVTGSDDEIFEPSKSRLDAKGLLPEAFGWFPEKINSSLDAIVLGMHAKADNLELLKAQELGLKIYSYPEFLYEQSKHKTRVVIGGSHGKTTITSMILHVLHYHDRDVDYMVGAQLEGFDVMVKLTEHNDFMVLEGDEYLSSPIDRRPKFHLYKPNIALLSGIAWDHINVFPTYENYVKQFSIFVDSIVSGGSINYNEEDAEVKRVVEASQNTIRKIAYHTPEYTVDNGQTLLDTPVGALPIEVFGKHNLNNLAGAKWICQHMGIDEDDFYEAIATFKGASKRLEKIAESKNSVAYKDFAHSPSKVEATTNAVKEQYENRTLIACLELHTYSSLNAEFLKEYKGALDAADVAVVFYSPHAVEIKKLEKVSHEQIANAFERDDLIIYTNPDDFKNFLFSQNFDDKALLLMSSGNYGGLDLDAVRGVIG
- the argE gene encoding acetylornithine deacetylase, whose product is MNVEQILEKLIAFPVLGGESNLEIIHWIKSYIEKHGIKPTLVPNKTNTKASLHCRIGPEIDGGTILSGHTDVVPVKGQNWDTDPFKLTDKGDGKLYGRGTCDMKGFLACCLAALPAMTKTNLKTPIYLAFSYDEEIGCLAAPELIKHIQSTYSEKPKYAIIGEPSMLQPIIGQKSMHILDITVNGSAGHSSRIKQEVSAVHEAAKLVLWAEQKMTDLIASGNIDNRFNPPHSSLHIGKISGGIAANIIADKATLSMDIRTIPQDNSFNIFQDFITHCKNRENALRTIYPDFEIKIKENHPIVPALNTNTHTEIVSLIAKLTGSQKWSTVSYASEAGQFAQAGFQSIICGPGSIKQAHRANEFITKKQLQKGVAMIQSLINHSKISN
- a CDS encoding DUF5103 domain-containing protein, encoding MSKKICNVFVIYLLIPYFIQGQIKEVNPPEYIKTIAFKSNTPESQLPILKLGEYLVLEFDALNGYEEDFYYKIEHYNFDWTPSILAKSEYLDGFDNQRIRNYENSINTYQIYSNYKLTIPNEQTRGLKVSGNYLLSIFNSYDELIFSRKFMIYENKSNVGVTIKRTRDIKHIEDKQRVEIVISPTGMQFNNPMQTINTLIVQNNNLNTAITNLKPQYTIGNQLIYKYDKESSFWGGNEYLFFENKDIRAANTGVQGVDLKDLYHSYLFTNYPRFNRVYTYNPDINGNYLITNIDADNASIESDYVWVFFSLLPNDAYKDKSIHVYGNFNNYAIDESTKLHYNESYNHYEQAILLKQGFYNYKFVTIDQNGVLDEGAVCGNFYQTENNYKVVVYYRDLGARYDQIIGLGEGSSVNISN
- a CDS encoding CotH kinase family protein; its protein translation is MKYQDENEITDWENIYQFINFVINSSDIDFTNNIWEQFNLDNYSGYFLFLNLIRATENTGKEF
- a CDS encoding tetratricopeptide repeat protein, whose translation is MNKFLLLFLLSVSVFGQAELANIEQFFEEKQFKKAQILLTDYSRLHPNNLKAVELLGDAYGYQEKWDEAIELYQKLVKSDPNNANYHYKYGGVLGMKALQNKLKAIGFIGDVKAAFLRAAELDPNHIDTRWALVELYMQLPGIIGGSKSKSLEFAQELEKLSKVDGYLAKGYIYEYDDQPGLAEKYYKMAIKVGGSLTCFDKLTKFYEGENQPQKAINTIEDAQRKHDRNALHYQIGKVAAEYNIELQKGEQCLHIYLKNYSPADGVPKAWAHFRLSQIYMHKKNKNEALKHINLALAELPEINDFNEEKEKIMRLQ
- the apaG gene encoding Co2+/Mg2+ efflux protein ApaG gives rise to the protein MVQQVTSGIKISVVTSYEGSFYKNYKIQYAFGYEVTIENQSKDSVQLNARHWIISDALNNEEIVSGEGVIGKKPVLKPGESYTYNSGCLLTSPFGAMQGHYSMVNFTTTKNFKVIIPSFKLSATFAIN